Genomic DNA from Methanofollis sp. W23:
AAGAGGTCGAGTCCGCCGCGGACAAAGTCGTCGAGGTCGATGGGGACGAAGGGGGCGTCGGTGGGCGGGGTGCTTGAGACCGGGCAGACCTCAAGGATCCCGGCCCTCTCGGCCCCGACGACGACGGCGGGCCGCACCTTCGGGCCCTCTCCTCCTCCGAACCTGACCGCGGCCAGCACCACATCGCCAGGTGAATACTGCGCCATAGCCTGAAATGGTCTGATCTCACCGGTCATAAGCGCACTGGTCGACGCAGAAGGAGAAAGCCCATCTTCCCCACGGGTGAGATCCTCTGGATCATGATGACGGCCGGCCTTACCTTTACATATCTTACCCGGGACGATCTCCCGGCGATCGCCAGGATGCTTGCAAAGGAACGCGTCTGCGAGTGGCTCTTCTTCGGGCCGAACACTCCTGAGACGACAGAGAGTTACTTCCTCCCGCTGGTCGAGGGGATCGAGTTGGCCCTGGCAGGCGGACGGGCCCCTGAGTGCCCGGTCTTCACGATCAGGGAAAAAGAGACCGGCACCTTCGTCGGACAGTGCGCCCTCTTCCAGGTCGAGTTCAGCCCTGGCGTCTATCTCATCGGCTACCAGCTCGACGATCCCTTCTGGGGGAAGGGCTACGGGACTGAGGCCTGCGAGTTTCTGGTTCATGTCGGGTTCAACCTCCTCGACGGCTACCGGTTGAATGGCGACTGCGCCGCGGGGAATGTCGCCTCGGTGCGGGTGATGGAGACGTGCGGGTTCGTCGAGGAGGGGAGGCAACGGAAGTACTGGCACGCCCGCGGCGGCTACCACGACCGTCTTCTCTTCGGGCTCCTGCGCGAGGACCTCCCGGAGGGGAGGCTTTCGGCGCTCGCGGAGCGGTTCGGGGAGCCTTAAAGGGACGATCAACGAACCTGAAGAGGGAGGTGCCGACACCGCACGAGAGAGCGGAAAAGATTCTCCAAAAAAGTGCGGCATGGTCTGATCGTCCCGTCGTCCCGTCGTGATGACTCCGAAGATCGGATCAGGACGGAAGGCGGCTGATCTTTTTTCGGAGAGATCAGGCGTGATGCCACCCATGCCCTATCTTCTCGCGAGAGAGCAGAACAGATCCGATGAATGGGGACGGCACACCTGATCACCGCACCTCCCTCATCGTCGTGACCCCGGGGATAGATCGGAACGGCAGAGGCCCGATCACGTTTCAGCGGGATCACAACCCATGCCATCCTCCCGCTATCTTCGTCGTGGGGGTCTGGGTTCATATCCGTCATCCTTCTTGGGCGACCCCTCTGATCGGCCCACCATATTCGCCGTTACTCCTCCCCGGCCCCCGAAGCCGCCTTTCCCTCCCGGTAGCAGTGCGCGAGAACCCCCAGGACCGCATATCCGACCAGGGCATACGCGCCCGTCTTCAGGGTACTCACGCACCCCTTCACGAGTTCGTCCAGGAACCCCTCAAGCCCCGGAACCGGCGGGGCGACCGGGGTCATGGGCGACATGAGCGCCCCCTGGGTCAGCCTGACGATGAGCACCACCGCCGCGACGACGGCGGCCCAGGCCCAGGCATGGCCCGGATGGGCGTAGTGCCTGACCAGCGGGAGGAGGGCGACGACGATCATCGGGTGGAAGACGAAGAAGGCGCTGAGGTTGACGGCGAGGAGGAAGGCGTGGTCCGTGGCGACGGCCGCAGCCCAGACCATCCAGAGCGCAACGACCGCGACTGGGACGACGGCGGCGAGACGTTTTGACGAGATCTTTTCGAGGAGTACCGTATAGACTGCAGCGCAGACGCCGCAGAGAAGATAGACTGGGAGATAGAGGAGGAGCACCTGCGGGAAGAGGACGGGGAGGAGGTCGAGGTTCTCAAACATTATGGATCACCAGAAGTATGAGAGAAGGACTGGGGCCGACCTGCTTAATGGTGCCGGTTCATATCTGGGGGTCAGGGGAGGGGGTGACGCCCCTCATCCCTACACCTCCAACGTCGAGATGTCGCCGGGGTCGACGCCCATCTCCTGCGCCCGTAACACCCGGCGCATGATCTTGCCGCTCCTGGTCTTGGGAAGCGAGGAGACGAACTTGACCTCTGAAGGCATGGCGATAGGGCCGATGCTCATGCGCACATGGTAGATGAGGTCAGTCTTCAGTTTCTCGCTCGGGGCGTAGCCCACCTTCAGGATGACGAAGGCCTTCACCGCCTGGCCCTTCACGGCATCGGGGACGCCGATCACCGCCGCCTCGGCCACTGCCTCGTGGGCGACCAGGGCCGACTCCACCTCGGCAGTGCCCAGGTTGTGCCCGGCGACGATGATGACATCGTCGGCCCGTCCGAGGACCATGATGTAGCCCTCCTCGTCCTTCACCGCGAGGTCGCCGGCAAGATAGAGTTTGTCGACCGTGGTCCAGTACTTCCGGTAGCGCTCGTCGTTTTTGTAGACCGTGCGCATCATCGCCGGCCATGGTTCGGTGAGGACCAGGAGGCCGCCGGTGCCGGGGGGCACCGGGTTGCCCTCGCGGTCCACCACCTCCGCCGAGACCCCCGGGATGGGTCGGCCCACGAACCCTGGCTTCATCGGTTCGCCGACGAGCGTGGCGAGCATCTGCATCCCGGTCTCGGTCTGCCACCAGGTGTCGAGCACCGGGCAGCGGGACTGGCCGA
This window encodes:
- a CDS encoding type II toxin-antitoxin system PemK/MazF family toxin, with translation MAQYSPGDVVLAAVRFGGGEGPKVRPAVVVGAERAGILEVCPVSSTPPTDAPFVPIDLDDFVRGGLDLFEESYVLAAHLSTLRVREIRGKKGRLNPERIENIVRAIPGRRPARR
- a CDS encoding GNAT family protein; this translates as MMTAGLTFTYLTRDDLPAIARMLAKERVCEWLFFGPNTPETTESYFLPLVEGIELALAGGRAPECPVFTIREKETGTFVGQCALFQVEFSPGVYLIGYQLDDPFWGKGYGTEACEFLVHVGFNLLDGYRLNGDCAAGNVASVRVMETCGFVEEGRQRKYWHARGGYHDRLLFGLLREDLPEGRLSALAERFGEP